The following coding sequences lie in one Ostrea edulis chromosome 8, xbOstEdul1.1, whole genome shotgun sequence genomic window:
- the LOC125675782 gene encoding uncharacterized protein LOC125675782, whose product MALSIAYWASYVNGQSKLTKKSEAAVESGRVLRFTFDHELRVINSSVQASMRDTSYKVQVFLEESDNGIIKDASCQCPMGEFKCHHVAATLLFGYKRASKTDVKCSWVKHPKSAPPKETVTMQELYPSNQPNYTYIFQLYFSMFFLFLKALHWILSKEPEIESLPVPIVEDLLLCQEYLTAKEPLSWLRQQLIVSPDRIIQAAFLTIGQRDNATWAAVRKHRFTASNFGPIIAAAKRNRLNVSLKKRLLSAYNLEKRAPIQWGVTHESVAIKEYCKEGGVTVLPTGIWLHETGVLGASPDGFVQGTFKDSLNVHLQHPQRKTLPDIVEVKCPFSAKDLTVADACSTIKDFYLVTEEDGNITLKRTHDYWHQIQGQLHLSGTQCCDLVIWTQVDLKIIRILKDNTWAQNISTMLDFYFSVFLPSLSE is encoded by the exons ATGGCGCTTTCTATAGCCTACTGGGCGTCGTACGTAAATGGCCAGAGCAAACTGACCAAAAAGAGCGAGGCTGCAGTAGAAAGTGGAAGGGTGTTGAGATTTACCTTCGACCATGAGCTGCGAGTGATAAACTCGTCGGTGCAGGCCTCAATGCGAGATACATCGTACAAAGTTCAA GTTTTTCTGGAAGAAAGTGACAATGGTATCATCAAAGATGCTTCTTGCCAGTGTCCAATGGGAGAATTTAAATGTCACCATGTGGCAGCAACACTACTGTTCGG TTATAAGAGGGCAAGTAAAACGGACGTTAAGTGTAGTTGGGTCAAACATCCCAAGTCAGCGCCACCTAAGGAAACAGTAACTATGCAGGAGCTGTATCCATCAAATCAGCCTAATTACACGTACATATTTCAGTtat atttttcaatgttctttcttttcttaaaaGCTCTGCATTGGATTTTGTCAAAGGAACCCGAGATTGAGTCACTACCTGTACCAATTGTTGAGGACCTTCTTTTGTGCCAGGAGTACCTTACAGCAAAGGAGCCACTCTCATGGCTGAGGCAGCAACTGATCGTTTCACCTGATAGAATAATACAAGCAGCCTTCCTCACAATTGGACAGAGAGATAATGCTACCTGGGCAGCAGTAAGGAAGCATAGATTTACTGCTTCTAATTTTGGACCAATCATCGCAGCTGCAAAGCGCAATAG GTTAAATGTCTCCTTAAAGAAAAGGTTATTGAGTGCCTACAACTTAGAAAAAAGAGCCCCCATCCAGTGGGGTGTTACACATGAGAGTGTTGCTATAAAGGAATACTGCAAAGAAGGGGGTGTAACAGTATTGCCAACAG GTATATGGCTTCATGAAACAGGAGTATTAGGGGCTTCACCTGATGGTTTTGTGCAAGGAACTTTCAAAGACAGTTTGAATGTGCACCTCCAACATCCTCAAAGAAAAACGTTGCCCGACATAGTGGAGGTCAAATGCCCCTTTTCAGCTAAGGACTTGACTGTTGCAGATGCATGTAGTACAATCAAGGATTTTTACTTAG TCACAGAGGAAGATGGTAACATTACTTTGAAAAGGACACATGACTACTGGCATCAGATACAAGGACAGCTTCATTTGTCTGGAACTCAATGCTGTGACCTTGTCATTTGGACTCAAGTGGACTTGAAAATTATTAGAATATTGAAAGACAACACATGGGCTCAAAACATTTCAACAATGCTAGATTTTTATTTCTCAGTTTTTCTTCCATCTTTATCAGAATGA
- the LOC125674560 gene encoding uncharacterized protein LOC125674560 isoform X1, which translates to MRKPKMTVGDILEDSEKMLLYTSFPADVFNVIVQILKRMVPFNYYAGWEVTCFSLEDQLLICLMKLRLNFRDLDLAIRFGTSRSTISNIINTFISALHEIFFDGVLKAVGIPSQLKCKGSMPKSFSDFTSARIAMDATEITQDIPSNMNSQSLTYSNYKSRHTVKAVTCVAPNGALVFTSDLYPGSTSDAAIVQHCKVLDQLQPGDLILADKGFNIFDKLPSGVSLNIPPFLSNKSHFAKEEAKLCYKIGRSRIHVERANERIKNYEILNHVPAQYRHLTTKLFQLCCCLVNLQTPLLKEIADKYELL; encoded by the exons ATGAGGAAACCCAAAATGACAGTGGGAGACATCCTGGAAGATTCCGAAAAG ATGCTGCTTTACACCTCATTTCCAGCAGACGTCTTCAATGTTATTGTGCAAATTCTCAAGCGAATGGTGCCGTTTAATTATTATGCTGGTTGGGAGGTCACCTGCTTTAGTTTAGAGGACCAACTGCTAATATGTTTGATGAAGCTACGCTTAAACTTTCGAGATCTAGACCTTGCTATTAGATTTGGTACAAGCAGATCTACAATATCTAacattataaatacatttatctCTGCTCTTCATGAAATCTTTTTTGATGGTGTATTGAAAGCTGTGGGTATTCCTTCTCAATTAAAGTGCAAAGGGTCTATGCCAAAATCCTTTTCAGATTTCACCTCGGCAAGAATTGCCATGGATGCCACAGAAATCACCCAAGATATACCATCAAACATGAATAGTCAATCACTTACATACAGCAACTACAAAAGCCGACACACTGTAAAGGCGGTAACATGTGTGGCTCCAAACGGTGCTCTTGTATTTACTTCCGATTTATATCCCGGTTCCACATCTGATGCAGCCATAGTACAGCATTGCAAAGTTCTTGACCAATTACAGCCTGGAGATCTTATTCTTGCAGATAAAGGCTTTAATATTTTTGACAAACTTCCTTCCGGGGTATCCTTAAACATTCCACCttttttgtcaaataaatcGCATTTTGCCAAAGAAGAGGCAAAACTTTGTTATAAAATTGGACGTAGTAGAATTCATGTCGAGAGAGCAAACgaaagaataaaaaattatgaaatccTTAATCATGTGCCAGCTCAGTATAGACATTTGAcgacaaagttatttcaattgtGCTGCTGTCTAGTTAATTTGCAGACCCCCCTTCTTAAGGAGATTGCTGACAAATATGAGCTACTGTAA